A portion of the Hylaeus volcanicus isolate JK05 unplaced genomic scaffold, UHH_iyHylVolc1.0_haploid 12237, whole genome shotgun sequence genome contains these proteins:
- the LOC128883892 gene encoding uncharacterized protein LOC128883892 isoform X1, protein MLVRKNTYPIECASQNRRRLQSKVILMPMNENEKPLCILMDPYGSVHDSEVPLLRILPNGLPVYEPPPLWMDVEDTLKDSEKASQSMLQAERKLKQVIQPYTFIRHKFEKYFVITDYKIRMAESSKNYWFQNENHLRMCLKNKEDVINKLFQLRYIFDMLASQDSWTSQKTLTLLPSVNLTSGKDQWISLCTMLVRRSLMYERVITDAYNQMNLIHSAVTGQLTFLQSIKDILSFWPFQKIPYARHVFEKGDNYPYRAEVRVEIMTIPYNCWGLNRPVLKLMTHPANDTVQNDQKYEIVPPPFLCWPPLPAASAFASTSANIFFTNPAKNDFHSKKLNIKIQWAGDAVHCIDSKRELRVRLIPTFSKVNGTTDASLVEPGDINSQNNLSFFKNKIFSYKTKALTYMRKYHSLIPPLVNIPETWTCEAKELHQRLQYAQWILVDRAVHLIYQAQAARLKRYFDTVCYGTCESIETAWSVLERYENFPRQNLLHRNIISQTSGQNHVDTSCQQTHQNGRIYDRCVTVDDWSSYITTATIRHCPIFGYTKYFSNHTPSPKIHFYVDISICVTYEPLVPYNEEEECLQHHEPVWKFFEENGTLEDFKKIVFLHKLPIVEALATCFLRNLFLTACNRDIHYIPKECFDLHPSTLESTRESPGQHLFVNFIHWLESYLQLQVLCTEKD, encoded by the exons atgttAGTAAGAAAAAATACGTATCCAATAGAGTGTGCTAGTCAAAATCGTAGAAGATTACAAAGCAAAGTTATTCTTATGCccatgaatgaaaatgaaaaaccatTGTGTATATTGATGGATCCTTACGGTTCAGTGCACGATTCGGAGGTCCCTTTATTGCGCATATTACCAAACGGTCTTCCAGTATATGAACCGCCACCTTTATGGATGGATGTTGAAGATACTTTAAAA GATTCTGAGAAAGCAAGCCAATCAATGCTACAG gcagaaagaaaattaaaacaagtcATTCAGCCGTATACCTTTATTCGTCacaaattcgaaaaatattttgttataactGATTACAAAATTCGAATGGCAGAatcatcgaaaaattattggtTTCAAAACGAAAACCATTTAAGaatgtgtttaaaaaataaggaagatgtcataaacaaattatttcaattgcgttatatttttgatatgtTAGCATCACAAGATTCCTGGACGAGTCAA aaaacgttaacgttACTTCCTTCTGTTAATTTAACATCTGGAAAAGATCAGTGGATTTCTTTATGTACCATGCTTGTAAGAAGAAGCTTAATGTATGAGAGAGTTATTACGGACGcct ataatcaaatgaatttaattcattcaGCTGTTACCGGTCAattgacatttttgcaaagtattaaagatattttatctttttggCCTTTTCAAAAAATACCTTATGCGCGAcatgtttttgaaaaag GTGACAATTATCCGTATAGAGCAGAAGTTCGTGTGGAGATAATGACAATTCCATATAACTGTTGGGGATTGAACCGCCCTGTTTTAAAACTTATGACACACCCTGCAAACGATACAGTACAAAATGATCAAAAATACGAAATCGTTCCGCCACCTTTTCTATGTTGGCCACCTCTTCCTGCCGCATCAGCTTTTGCTTCAACATCAGctaatatattctttacaAATCCtgcaaaaaatgattttcactCCAAAAAacttaacattaaaattcaatggGCTGGTGATGCAGTTCATTGTATTGATTCCAAAAGGGAGTTACGCGTACGTCTTATTCCAACATTTTCTAAGGTCAATGGTACGACAGACGCTTCATTAGTGGAACCTGGTGATATTAAttcacaaaataatttaagtttctttaaaaataaaatctttagttacaaaactaaagcGCTAACGTATATGAGAAAATATCATTCCTTGATACCGCCATTAGTTAACATACCAGAAACATGGACATGTGAGGCTAAGGAACTACATCAACGGCTTCAATATGCGCAATGGATTCTTGTGGATCGAGCTGTTCATTTAATATACCAAGCCCAA GCAGCTCGTCTTAAGCGTTATTTTGATACTGTATGTTATGGAACATGTGAATCAATTGAAACAGCATGGTCTGTTTTAGAAAGATATGAAAATTTTCCTCGTCAAAATTTGTTGCaccgaaatataatttcacaaACTTCTGGTCAAAATCATGTGGACACTTCGTGTCAACAAACTCACCAAAACGGAAGAATCTATGATAGATGTGTCACAGTAGATGATTGGTCATCTTATATAACAACTGCAACCATTCGTCATTGTCCTATTTTCGGTTATACTAAGTATTTTTCGAATCATACTCCATCtccaaaaatacatttttatgtgGATATCAGCATCTGTGTAACTTATGAACCACTAGTACCTTATAATGAAGAAGAAGAGTGTTTACAGCACCATGAACCAGTTTGGAAATTCTTTGAAGAAAATGGTACCTTagaagattttaaaaaaatcgtctTTCTGCATAAACTTCCTATTGTTGAAGCACTTGCTACGTGCTTTcttcgtaatttatttcttaccGCGTGTAACCGTGATATTCACTACATTCCAAAAGAATGTTTTGATTTACATCCGTCTACACTCGAATCAACTCGTGAATCTCCAGGGCAACATttgtttgtgaattttattcattggCTTGAATCGTATTTACAACTCCAAGTTTTGTGTACAGAAAAAGactaa
- the LOC128883892 gene encoding uncharacterized protein LOC128883892 isoform X2, protein MAESSKNYWFQNENHLRMCLKNKEDVINKLFQLRYIFDMLASQDSWTSQKTLTLLPSVNLTSGKDQWISLCTMLVRRSLMYERVITDAYNQMNLIHSAVTGQLTFLQSIKDILSFWPFQKIPYARHVFEKGDNYPYRAEVRVEIMTIPYNCWGLNRPVLKLMTHPANDTVQNDQKYEIVPPPFLCWPPLPAASAFASTSANIFFTNPAKNDFHSKKLNIKIQWAGDAVHCIDSKRELRVRLIPTFSKVNGTTDASLVEPGDINSQNNLSFFKNKIFSYKTKALTYMRKYHSLIPPLVNIPETWTCEAKELHQRLQYAQWILVDRAVHLIYQAQAARLKRYFDTVCYGTCESIETAWSVLERYENFPRQNLLHRNIISQTSGQNHVDTSCQQTHQNGRIYDRCVTVDDWSSYITTATIRHCPIFGYTKYFSNHTPSPKIHFYVDISICVTYEPLVPYNEEEECLQHHEPVWKFFEENGTLEDFKKIVFLHKLPIVEALATCFLRNLFLTACNRDIHYIPKECFDLHPSTLESTRESPGQHLFVNFIHWLESYLQLQVLCTEKD, encoded by the exons ATGGCAGAatcatcgaaaaattattggtTTCAAAACGAAAACCATTTAAGaatgtgtttaaaaaataaggaagatgtcataaacaaattatttcaattgcgttatatttttgatatgtTAGCATCACAAGATTCCTGGACGAGTCAA aaaacgttaacgttACTTCCTTCTGTTAATTTAACATCTGGAAAAGATCAGTGGATTTCTTTATGTACCATGCTTGTAAGAAGAAGCTTAATGTATGAGAGAGTTATTACGGACGcct ataatcaaatgaatttaattcattcaGCTGTTACCGGTCAattgacatttttgcaaagtattaaagatattttatctttttggCCTTTTCAAAAAATACCTTATGCGCGAcatgtttttgaaaaag GTGACAATTATCCGTATAGAGCAGAAGTTCGTGTGGAGATAATGACAATTCCATATAACTGTTGGGGATTGAACCGCCCTGTTTTAAAACTTATGACACACCCTGCAAACGATACAGTACAAAATGATCAAAAATACGAAATCGTTCCGCCACCTTTTCTATGTTGGCCACCTCTTCCTGCCGCATCAGCTTTTGCTTCAACATCAGctaatatattctttacaAATCCtgcaaaaaatgattttcactCCAAAAAacttaacattaaaattcaatggGCTGGTGATGCAGTTCATTGTATTGATTCCAAAAGGGAGTTACGCGTACGTCTTATTCCAACATTTTCTAAGGTCAATGGTACGACAGACGCTTCATTAGTGGAACCTGGTGATATTAAttcacaaaataatttaagtttctttaaaaataaaatctttagttacaaaactaaagcGCTAACGTATATGAGAAAATATCATTCCTTGATACCGCCATTAGTTAACATACCAGAAACATGGACATGTGAGGCTAAGGAACTACATCAACGGCTTCAATATGCGCAATGGATTCTTGTGGATCGAGCTGTTCATTTAATATACCAAGCCCAA GCAGCTCGTCTTAAGCGTTATTTTGATACTGTATGTTATGGAACATGTGAATCAATTGAAACAGCATGGTCTGTTTTAGAAAGATATGAAAATTTTCCTCGTCAAAATTTGTTGCaccgaaatataatttcacaaACTTCTGGTCAAAATCATGTGGACACTTCGTGTCAACAAACTCACCAAAACGGAAGAATCTATGATAGATGTGTCACAGTAGATGATTGGTCATCTTATATAACAACTGCAACCATTCGTCATTGTCCTATTTTCGGTTATACTAAGTATTTTTCGAATCATACTCCATCtccaaaaatacatttttatgtgGATATCAGCATCTGTGTAACTTATGAACCACTAGTACCTTATAATGAAGAAGAAGAGTGTTTACAGCACCATGAACCAGTTTGGAAATTCTTTGAAGAAAATGGTACCTTagaagattttaaaaaaatcgtctTTCTGCATAAACTTCCTATTGTTGAAGCACTTGCTACGTGCTTTcttcgtaatttatttcttaccGCGTGTAACCGTGATATTCACTACATTCCAAAAGAATGTTTTGATTTACATCCGTCTACACTCGAATCAACTCGTGAATCTCCAGGGCAACATttgtttgtgaattttattcattggCTTGAATCGTATTTACAACTCCAAGTTTTGTGTACAGAAAAAGactaa
- the LOC128883788 gene encoding uncharacterized protein LOC128883788 isoform X2, translating to MEALNNNFFSRPINNCVTKMCGVHSSIGFPHSETLSEEMMTQRNNYGFHNIGYNPSCLQSVSLAELRNSFQTFSQAEQKQTVKTEKQKRKVVKLKAHMRVLPMREHSAIRYYPVVDPLNKGAHYLMCGHCSTKHLFGQFDMMKRHLKRCKGFLHDCHRNNTATIELQLSQLSTRDSISNSQPDIDTMIDMSELSQLHASQAGEKNEHGLKSIQYYNDKEKRKQHCSFSTSWIGRKKCENEIYLSNSQEEQMNESCSAEISSTFNGSFLLSNLQNKEKNSTTINGYHSSNVIEKGFSKLNKLPSENKQLLREENLNNSCMTAYESRVLSGVSDYKDCFTISTQTSVSYLKNSKRKQEKHNGCSRTSITKISNCTLSTTTFSVPQPKTTSLTLAKEKKSVKKGSVSDSKNSTSNKSPKIKKRNMICKISKTLYNFGDLAWILNASNFWPILILGVTKTLSENSVYFVFMIETNQVQTCAEKDIKSWEQGLQCWSNLSTGMRRANKIKYTAVETAKCLLNKNKEDYLSILNIPQPIFDKVHQLLLEGTTKSFTLVSEIFEDTLSFKTKMNGVCETDQSGTGCRHGRYGVHRHQGIQHHPSSNKLLEFLGSQKF from the exons ATGGAggctttaaataataattttttttctcgaccTATAAACAACTGTGTTACA AAGATGTGCGGAGTTCATAGTTCTATCGGTTTCCCTCATTCCGAAACGCTTTCTGAG GAAATGATGacacaaagaaataattatggaTTTCATAATATAGGATATAACCCAAGTTGCTTGCAATCAGTGAGTTTAGCGGAATTGCGCAAtagttttcaaacattttcacaaGCAGAACAAAAACAGACAGTT AAAACAGAaaagcaaaaaagaaaagttgttAAGTTAAAGGCCCACATGCGTGTTTTACCCATGCGTGAGCATAGCGCGATACGCTACTATCCCGTTGTGGACCCGTTGAATAAAG GGGCTCATTATTTAATGTGCGGACATTGTTCAACAAAACACCTCTTTGG ACAGTTTGACATGATGAAAAGGCATTTAAAACGATGTAAAGGATTTTTACATGATTGTCATAGAAACAATACAGCTACTATTGAATTACAATTAAGTCAGTTAAGCACAAGGGATTCAATTAGCAACAGCCAGCCCGACATTGATACGATGATCGATATGTCCGAATTGTCACAACTTCATGCGTCGCAAGCTggtgaaaaaaatgaacatgGATTGAAAAgcatacaatattataatgataaagaaaaacgaaaacaacaCTGTAGCTTTTCAACGTCCTGGATAGGTCGTAAAAAATGTGAGAATGAAATCTACTTAAGCAATAGTCAGGAAGAACAAATGAATGAATCATGCTCTGCTGAGATAAGTAGTACTTTTAATGGGTCATTTTTGCTGTCAAATTTacaaa ataaagaaaaaaattcgacaACAATTAATGGGTATCATTCATCCAACGTCATCGAAAAgggtttttccaaattaaataagCTACCTTcagaaaataaacaactctTGCGCGaagaaaatctaaataattCGTGCATGACGGCATATGAGTCTCGTGTGCTTTCTGGTGTATCCGATTACAAAGATTGTTTTACTATTAGTACGCAAACAAGTGTCAGctacttaaaaaattcaaaacgtaAACAAGAGAAACATAATGGTTGTTCCAGGACGTCAatcacaaaaatttcaaactgtACTTTATCTACGACAACATTTTCAGTTCCGCAGCCGAAAACAACCTCTTTAACCTTagctaaagaaaaaaagagtgtAAAAAAG ggTTCAGTATCtgattcaaaaaattcaacttCAAACAAATC GCcaaagattaaaaaaagaaatatgatttGCAAGATCTCTAAA ACGCTTTACAATTTCGGAGATTTAGCCTGGATTTTAAACGCATCGAATTTTTGGCCAATTCTGATTTTAGGTGTAACAAAAACATTAAGTGAAAACTCcgtttactttgtttttatgattgaaaCTAACCAAGT aCAAACTTGCGCTGAGAAAGACATAAAATCATGGGAGCAAGGACTACAATGTTGGTCGAATTTGTCAACAGGAATGCGCCGAGCTAACAAG ataaaatatacAGCTGTCGAAACggcaaaatgtttattaaataaaaataaagaggattatttatctatattGAATATTCCCCAACCTATCTTTGATAAAGTTCATCAATTATTGTTGGAAGGAACAACAAAATCATTTACACTCGtatctgaaatatttgagGATACGTTAtcttttaaaacgaaaatgaatGGTGTATGTGAAACAGATCAAT CAGGAACAGGATGTCGTCATGGAAGATACGGTGTACACCGACACCAAGGTATACAACACCATCCGTCGTCAAACAAGCTATTAGAGTTTCTTGGAAGTCAGAAGTTTTAA
- the LOC128883788 gene encoding uncharacterized protein LOC128883788 isoform X1 — translation MEALNNNFFSRPINNCVTKMCGVHSSIGFPHSETLSEEMMTQRNNYGFHNIGYNPSCLQSVSLAELRNSFQTFSQAEQKQTVKTEKQKRKVVKLKAHMRVLPMREHSAIRYYPVVDPLNKGAHYLMCGHCSTKHLFGQFDMMKRHLKRCKGFLHDCHRNNTATIELQLSQLSTRDSISNSQPDIDTMIDMSELSQLHASQAGEKNEHGLKSIQYYNDKEKRKQHCSFSTSWIGRKKCENEIYLSNSQEEQMNESCSAEISSTFNGSFLLSNLQNKEKNSTTINGYHSSNVIEKGFSKLNKLPSENKQLLREENLNNSCMTAYESRVLSGVSDYKDCFTISTQTSVSYLKNSKRKQEKHNGCSRTSITKISNCTLSTTTFSVPQPKTTSLTLAKEKKSVKKGSVSDSKNSTSNKSPKIKKRNMICKISKTLYNFGDLAWILNASNFWPILILGVTKTLSENSVYFVFMIETNQVQTCAEKDIKSWEQGLQCWSNLSTGMRRANKIKYTAVETAKCLLNKNKEDYLSILNIPQPIFDKVHQLLLEGTTKSFTLVSEIFEDTLSFKTKMNGVCETDQSAGTGCRHGRYGVHRHQGIQHHPSSNKLLEFLGSQKF, via the exons ATGGAggctttaaataataattttttttctcgaccTATAAACAACTGTGTTACA AAGATGTGCGGAGTTCATAGTTCTATCGGTTTCCCTCATTCCGAAACGCTTTCTGAG GAAATGATGacacaaagaaataattatggaTTTCATAATATAGGATATAACCCAAGTTGCTTGCAATCAGTGAGTTTAGCGGAATTGCGCAAtagttttcaaacattttcacaaGCAGAACAAAAACAGACAGTT AAAACAGAaaagcaaaaaagaaaagttgttAAGTTAAAGGCCCACATGCGTGTTTTACCCATGCGTGAGCATAGCGCGATACGCTACTATCCCGTTGTGGACCCGTTGAATAAAG GGGCTCATTATTTAATGTGCGGACATTGTTCAACAAAACACCTCTTTGG ACAGTTTGACATGATGAAAAGGCATTTAAAACGATGTAAAGGATTTTTACATGATTGTCATAGAAACAATACAGCTACTATTGAATTACAATTAAGTCAGTTAAGCACAAGGGATTCAATTAGCAACAGCCAGCCCGACATTGATACGATGATCGATATGTCCGAATTGTCACAACTTCATGCGTCGCAAGCTggtgaaaaaaatgaacatgGATTGAAAAgcatacaatattataatgataaagaaaaacgaaaacaacaCTGTAGCTTTTCAACGTCCTGGATAGGTCGTAAAAAATGTGAGAATGAAATCTACTTAAGCAATAGTCAGGAAGAACAAATGAATGAATCATGCTCTGCTGAGATAAGTAGTACTTTTAATGGGTCATTTTTGCTGTCAAATTTacaaa ataaagaaaaaaattcgacaACAATTAATGGGTATCATTCATCCAACGTCATCGAAAAgggtttttccaaattaaataagCTACCTTcagaaaataaacaactctTGCGCGaagaaaatctaaataattCGTGCATGACGGCATATGAGTCTCGTGTGCTTTCTGGTGTATCCGATTACAAAGATTGTTTTACTATTAGTACGCAAACAAGTGTCAGctacttaaaaaattcaaaacgtaAACAAGAGAAACATAATGGTTGTTCCAGGACGTCAatcacaaaaatttcaaactgtACTTTATCTACGACAACATTTTCAGTTCCGCAGCCGAAAACAACCTCTTTAACCTTagctaaagaaaaaaagagtgtAAAAAAG ggTTCAGTATCtgattcaaaaaattcaacttCAAACAAATC GCcaaagattaaaaaaagaaatatgatttGCAAGATCTCTAAA ACGCTTTACAATTTCGGAGATTTAGCCTGGATTTTAAACGCATCGAATTTTTGGCCAATTCTGATTTTAGGTGTAACAAAAACATTAAGTGAAAACTCcgtttactttgtttttatgattgaaaCTAACCAAGT aCAAACTTGCGCTGAGAAAGACATAAAATCATGGGAGCAAGGACTACAATGTTGGTCGAATTTGTCAACAGGAATGCGCCGAGCTAACAAG ataaaatatacAGCTGTCGAAACggcaaaatgtttattaaataaaaataaagaggattatttatctatattGAATATTCCCCAACCTATCTTTGATAAAGTTCATCAATTATTGTTGGAAGGAACAACAAAATCATTTACACTCGtatctgaaatatttgagGATACGTTAtcttttaaaacgaaaatgaatGGTGTATGTGAAACAGATCAAT CAGCAGGAACAGGATGTCGTCATGGAAGATACGGTGTACACCGACACCAAGGTATACAACACCATCCGTCGTCAAACAAGCTATTAGAGTTTCTTGGAAGTCAGAAGTTTTAA
- the LOC128883788 gene encoding uncharacterized protein LOC128883788 isoform X3 produces the protein MEALNNNFFSRPINNCVTMCGVHSSIGFPHSETLSEEMMTQRNNYGFHNIGYNPSCLQSVSLAELRNSFQTFSQAEQKQTVKTEKQKRKVVKLKAHMRVLPMREHSAIRYYPVVDPLNKGAHYLMCGHCSTKHLFGQFDMMKRHLKRCKGFLHDCHRNNTATIELQLSQLSTRDSISNSQPDIDTMIDMSELSQLHASQAGEKNEHGLKSIQYYNDKEKRKQHCSFSTSWIGRKKCENEIYLSNSQEEQMNESCSAEISSTFNGSFLLSNLQNKEKNSTTINGYHSSNVIEKGFSKLNKLPSENKQLLREENLNNSCMTAYESRVLSGVSDYKDCFTISTQTSVSYLKNSKRKQEKHNGCSRTSITKISNCTLSTTTFSVPQPKTTSLTLAKEKKSVKKGSVSDSKNSTSNKSPKIKKRNMICKISKTLYNFGDLAWILNASNFWPILILGVTKTLSENSVYFVFMIETNQVQTCAEKDIKSWEQGLQCWSNLSTGMRRANKIKYTAVETAKCLLNKNKEDYLSILNIPQPIFDKVHQLLLEGTTKSFTLVSEIFEDTLSFKTKMNGVCETDQSAGTGCRHGRYGVHRHQGIQHHPSSNKLLEFLGSQKF, from the exons ATGGAggctttaaataataattttttttctcgaccTATAAACAACTGTGTTACA ATGTGCGGAGTTCATAGTTCTATCGGTTTCCCTCATTCCGAAACGCTTTCTGAG GAAATGATGacacaaagaaataattatggaTTTCATAATATAGGATATAACCCAAGTTGCTTGCAATCAGTGAGTTTAGCGGAATTGCGCAAtagttttcaaacattttcacaaGCAGAACAAAAACAGACAGTT AAAACAGAaaagcaaaaaagaaaagttgttAAGTTAAAGGCCCACATGCGTGTTTTACCCATGCGTGAGCATAGCGCGATACGCTACTATCCCGTTGTGGACCCGTTGAATAAAG GGGCTCATTATTTAATGTGCGGACATTGTTCAACAAAACACCTCTTTGG ACAGTTTGACATGATGAAAAGGCATTTAAAACGATGTAAAGGATTTTTACATGATTGTCATAGAAACAATACAGCTACTATTGAATTACAATTAAGTCAGTTAAGCACAAGGGATTCAATTAGCAACAGCCAGCCCGACATTGATACGATGATCGATATGTCCGAATTGTCACAACTTCATGCGTCGCAAGCTggtgaaaaaaatgaacatgGATTGAAAAgcatacaatattataatgataaagaaaaacgaaaacaacaCTGTAGCTTTTCAACGTCCTGGATAGGTCGTAAAAAATGTGAGAATGAAATCTACTTAAGCAATAGTCAGGAAGAACAAATGAATGAATCATGCTCTGCTGAGATAAGTAGTACTTTTAATGGGTCATTTTTGCTGTCAAATTTacaaa ataaagaaaaaaattcgacaACAATTAATGGGTATCATTCATCCAACGTCATCGAAAAgggtttttccaaattaaataagCTACCTTcagaaaataaacaactctTGCGCGaagaaaatctaaataattCGTGCATGACGGCATATGAGTCTCGTGTGCTTTCTGGTGTATCCGATTACAAAGATTGTTTTACTATTAGTACGCAAACAAGTGTCAGctacttaaaaaattcaaaacgtaAACAAGAGAAACATAATGGTTGTTCCAGGACGTCAatcacaaaaatttcaaactgtACTTTATCTACGACAACATTTTCAGTTCCGCAGCCGAAAACAACCTCTTTAACCTTagctaaagaaaaaaagagtgtAAAAAAG ggTTCAGTATCtgattcaaaaaattcaacttCAAACAAATC GCcaaagattaaaaaaagaaatatgatttGCAAGATCTCTAAA ACGCTTTACAATTTCGGAGATTTAGCCTGGATTTTAAACGCATCGAATTTTTGGCCAATTCTGATTTTAGGTGTAACAAAAACATTAAGTGAAAACTCcgtttactttgtttttatgattgaaaCTAACCAAGT aCAAACTTGCGCTGAGAAAGACATAAAATCATGGGAGCAAGGACTACAATGTTGGTCGAATTTGTCAACAGGAATGCGCCGAGCTAACAAG ataaaatatacAGCTGTCGAAACggcaaaatgtttattaaataaaaataaagaggattatttatctatattGAATATTCCCCAACCTATCTTTGATAAAGTTCATCAATTATTGTTGGAAGGAACAACAAAATCATTTACACTCGtatctgaaatatttgagGATACGTTAtcttttaaaacgaaaatgaatGGTGTATGTGAAACAGATCAAT CAGCAGGAACAGGATGTCGTCATGGAAGATACGGTGTACACCGACACCAAGGTATACAACACCATCCGTCGTCAAACAAGCTATTAGAGTTTCTTGGAAGTCAGAAGTTTTAA
- the LOC128883789 gene encoding uncharacterized protein LOC128883789, whose translation MGCMGSKRDKVLGIPHGQQNPISKDSYATLPDKLITSNTSEFQSTLISCSTPEPTNQTFPTNRLPKTSSHFQNIYNANLDALNDYEKINEVLSDNVNTLQNTSDFYSSDFTNYPTLLRNTASILNTTSSTMRPTHSTDHYRFTTEGTASISCKHPNLNILHSFFSSHMDLPGYNVAAKFQYINQSFPYNSNNIISAGERTQIFDECIEQESAPVIKVTNHFHLSCKTTRFDTKFKRINYRATDFVDCIDLCERTSPRTCLTKFIYILPEANCEISHLSSFPLLKPEFILQEDKIEKRNPLKIRQRTQYLNNTAPLHEIGIERKISYSTSHQDNQSPTHFLTLPHKKSLSVESLQPNFFKIQDEKYNLAEIIEPDVIPAEKDSCLSWTQLTDRHLAETNEDILHLRFSKKNALLVNYLSSENCLELPSLQQESVIDTCCDSLHTTGLLLYFQIFHICIFG comes from the exons ATGGGTTGCATGGGATCAAAACGAGATAAAGTTTTAGGTATTCCACATGGTCAACAAAATCCGATTTCAAAGGACTCATATGCAACGTTACCAGACAAGTTAATTACGAGTAACACATCTGAATTTCAAAGCACCTTAATTTCATGTAGTACACCAGAACCCACGAACCAAACATTTCCTACTAACCGTTTACCGAAAACATCAAGccattttcaaaacatataCAACGCAAATCTTGATGCTCTGAATGACTACGAAAAAATCAATGAAGTTTTGTCGGATAATGTAAACACTCTGCAAAATACTTCAGACTTTTATTCATCTGACTTTACCAATTATCCAACGCTTTTAAGAAATACAGCATCTATTTTAAACACAACATCTTCAACTATGCGTCCCACACATTCTACAGATCATTATCGTTTTACAACAGAAGGTACTGCAAGTATCTCTTGTAAACATCCAAACTTGAATATCCTgcattctttcttttcatcaCACATGGATTTACCAGGCTACAATGTTGCGGccaaatttcaatatattaacCAATCATTCCCatataattcgaataatattattagtgCCGGTGAACGTACACAAATTTTTGATGAATGTATTGAACAAGAAAGTGCACCCGTCATAAAAGTCACTAATCATTTTCATCTTAGTTGTAAAACAACACGTTttgatacaaaattcaaaaggaTTAATTACCGCGCGACTGATTTTGTCGATTGCATCGATTTATGCGAGAGGACATCTCCCCGCACAtgtttaacgaaatttatttatattttacctgAAGCAAACTGTGAAATATCTCACTTATCATCTTTTCCTCTTCTAAAAcccgaatttattttacaggaAGATAAGATAGAAAAGCGTAATCCTTTAAAAATCAGACAAAGAactcaatatttaaataatacagcACCACTACATGAGATAGGAATTGAACGTAAAATTTCCTATTCTACTAGTCATCAAGATAATCAATCACCTACACACTTTTTGACACTACCACATAAAAAATCTTTATCGGTGGAATCACTTcaaccaaatttttttaaaattcaagacGAAAAGTATAATTTAGCTGAAATAATAGAGCCAGATGTTATACCAG CTGAAAAGGATTCTTGCTTAAGTTGGACTCAGCTAACAGACAGACACCTAGCGGAAACAAACGAAGATATTTTGCACTtacgtttttcaaaaaaaaacgcactgctcgttaattatttatcgtcgg aaaattgccTAGAGTTGCCTTCTCTGCAACAAGAGTCAGTCATCGACACTTGTTGCGATTCATTACACACAACaggtttattattatatttccaaatatttcatatatgtatttttggatag